The nucleotide window GTGCACAGTACCAATGCATGGCATGTAGAAAAATAGGGGAAAACGACCAGATTTGCAATTAGTAAGGTCACTTCGGCAAGAGTATGGAAGAGATCGCTGGGGCGGGCCGGGCTAGTGAGGAAACATTAGTTTACTGCATTAAGCTGCGCCTCAAGGAAGGAGGTTAAGGCTGGTAGGCAACCATCTGTAGTGTTGCTGTATTCAACGGTGGCAAGTGTAGCCACTGAAGcccgtgggaaatgcaggatctcGTGCCCTATCACGTTGACTCAGCAATTTAACAGGCTCCTGTGAGCTGTATGCCATCTCTAGAATGTACCTTCAGGTATCAGGAATACCACCAAGGGAAGATGTTGGGGACAGTCATTGTTTCAGGAACAGTTTGCTTGTGGGACATCCAAGGAAGTAGATCTGTAATTGTTAGGTCTATAGGTCTGAATGTTGAGCTGAACTCTGGCTTGAAGATGTTTAGTTTTTATcgacctgttggtatttgaagccATGGTCTCACCCAAATTTCCTGGAACTGATCCAGGACAAAGCACACCAGTCAGTCAGGTGGAACGCTCAAGAAGGAACCCTCAGAACATCATGAAGTCCCACACATAAAAGGTATCGTATATACTGGTgcgtaagccaagtttttcagcattttgtgtggtcaaattaggtgccttggctgatactcaggttggcttatacgctAGTGTACACGGTACTCAAGGCACAGAAGGGACTTCAGTCAGGATGGTCACTCGCATTTTCTAGCAGGTCATATCAACGTCAGAGTAATGGTAATAGACAGAGATTATTTCCTACTTAATTCTTTTTTTGCCATAGTATGTGGGATTCAACTAATCTGCTTTCCAAGTTCATTTCAGAATCGAATACATGGGAGGCTGGTGTGGAGCCAATGAGCAAGCGCTCCTGTTTGCACTGGTTAGTAAATTCTCTGGGGCGTAATGGAAGGCACAAAGGGATAAGACCCATTTCTAACCCTCCAAATTTATAGCAAAATAAGAAATGAGGCAAATGACTGTAGTACATGATGGggcattaaaattttataaaacatTATGAGAATTCAAGGACTAAGCTATATTTAGCTTATCAGGAAAGGCAGCTTATTTGTGTTCTCCTCAGTTGTTAACAGACTTCCATACTGCACACAAAATATGACCTCAGCTCTATTAATTGACTTTTCGTCCCAATGTGGTAAATTAGTAATAGAAAAAAATCCTTTTCATTCCCAAACCCAAGCAACTTCGAACTCATTCGTgagatatttattaaaataacacatttagggaaaaaaaatcaatacaaTGTATACATCATTACTGAAAATTGTATAACGTCATACaaaaaaggattttattttgGGAAACGGATTTCTAATGTATGGCAAGTTTCACTTTCAGAGAGAACCACAGAACAACATGATCTAATCCAATCTTAGAGGCTGGCATGCTGAGCAAGGAATGTTCTTATTCTCTGTAGGAGCTCCTTCTTTACACTGTCAGGTACCAGGGctgaaatcaagaaaataaaaacagaagagTAAGAAGACAAGTCTAGTGAATATATGTCAATTTGCGATTTGCTGTCTTATTCAGAATTACTaaggaaaaaaatttataaatgactctcatgcttcaataaaatacaaacaaatatATCAGGGGTAGGAGATATGCAACATGATTTTAATCAACAATGGAATAGTTAAACTCTTTGTACTTCGATAAGAAAGTACAGAAAATTAAATGAATAGCAAAGTAGGCCTTTTTCAAATTCAGAGGTTGTAACAGACCACTAAATTTGATTCAAACATAGCTTAACCTTGGTAAAAACCACGACAAAGGCAAAAGCAAAAATTGGGGAAAGGCTCTTACAGAAAAGAGCGGCTCTCTCTACTACGCAATTTCTTCAAATTGACAGAAAAAAGACCAGCAGGCAAGTAGAAAACTGAGCAACGGAGATAGACTATTCACAGAGAAGATGATTAAAAAATGGTTCTTTTAAAATAAGAGATGCTCAActcagaagagaaataaaaatcaaatCTATACGGGCACAGCATGTTttaccaatcacttggctgaaaTCCAAAGGCTCTGGTAACACACTGTTGGTGCGGGGAAACAGGCACTCTCATATTGGCCCGTGGGAGTGTAAATGGAAGCTCATTTGGCAGTATTTTATTGAAATAACACATGCGCATTCTCTGTGATTGGCAAAGATGGACAACAAGCTGCAATAGTACTTGTATTTGTTAAGTATTACTTTTTGAAATTTGAGCCATAAACCATCCATAGTATTTTCTATTCAGAATagtaaacaaaaaattaaaaaccaaaaaaactcccaaaacaaaaaaatccttaagaaaatccctgtattttgaaattttaatacTGAATGTCAATCAACAGATCTTCACTATTGTTTCTCCTTTTCTAGTACTAAAAAAATGAAGCAATGAGGGAATGAACTAAAATTCTaatgcatttgcatatatatcCTGGAGAAACGGCACATTTCAAACGTTTCCACATTTCTATAAAAAACAGCGCAAGTACACAAATCAAGGAGGATGTACAACTTATGTTTAGTTTATGCCTGCCTAGAAATAATGTCTTCATCATCAGTGATTTAAGCCCTCAGGAAATATGGTCAGTAAcacatattaaaattatttttactctTAATCAAAACTAAGGTGATGGAAAACAGACCAGTTGCTTGGAGTTAGGGGGTAGGGTGTGACTACAAAGGGATATCTTAGAGGaagttcttattttgttttgttttttgttttgcttttgagaAATGGAACTCTTCTGTaccttgattgtagtggtaactACATGAATCTAGACAGGTGTTAAAATTCATAGAACTgtccactaaaaaaaaaaaaaaaaaaaaggtcaattTTACTCtatgttaattaaaaaaatacgtATGTCTACTCTTGACAATAAAGACTAAGAACACAAagatacatatttatttttaccTGTTTCCTTTATACGCCCATGTAATGGACTGAGTTGTGTCCCACATCCCAAATGTGTTGTAAATGCTAAcccttatttatatataatggttaTCATCCACTTGGAAATGGGTTTTTGTAGTTATGCTAATGGGCACTACCAGTGTAGAATGTGGCTTAAGTCATTCTCTTCTTGAGCTATACAAAGCAGGTCAGGCAAGGAAAGCAGcagcagagatgggggaagagagatacctCGCCACCTGAAGATCACCAGTCTCTTCTTAGGCAGAAGCTGGAGAGAGACAAAGACCAGCACTCCCACtttcagagagaaagaaagccttcccctagagccagcACTCTGAATTAAGACTTCTAACCTGTGAGGAGGGGAAATTAAACTAACCGTGTGGTACTTCTGTTATAACAGCACTAGACTGACCAAGACAGTCATTCTCCAGCAGGGGAGTTATGAGAATTAAATGTCTAAGATATAAGTGTGTTAATGGAGAAACAGAGTAAAATTTTCAACCTGAATATTCAGTTCCTAAATAATGTTACCAGGCTAaggataaacattaaaaaaactagaaaatgaaatgagagaattattttaaattattcataAGGGGAAGAGGAAATGCTAAGTGTTTTTGCCCCTCTTCCTGAGCCATAATTTAAAGCCCCGATTTTCATCTGTCATAACCTCCACTGCCACCAAGCTAAAAGAGATGGTTAAGGAAGACCCACGGGAGCCTGGAGCATTTTCCTTGCTGGTAGCAGTTAATTACAAGTAGTCTATGTTAATACTACTCAAATTTACTTGAAATTGAAATTGGTTGGATCATTTCGGCAAGAGAAAAATCTCAAGTCGCTCAATTTAATGGCTACCAAATTCTTAATGAGATATTCAAGAAGACAGAGCTTGGTTCATtttcaatagagaaaagaaacagaaaaggagTAAAATGTGGAGCTTTGAAATATTCATGTGGTTTGAAGTCAGGCCCTATCTTGATGAAGTTAATACATCCTAGCTTCAAATAACATTTCCTGCTATAAAAATCCCATTTTCAAAAATTATACAGTCATGTCAActtatatttgtaaattatttgATATTAAAAAAACATGTTATACCTGTTACTCATTTGTTATGCAAAAATGGGCGAGAGAAGCAGGCAGGCTGTTCTAACTCTTCCCACCTCAATAAATTGCAAGTACCCAAATAACTATGGAAAGGATGCTTCTCCTTATGAAAAGCAATAAAACttgaacaaggaagaagaaaacaaaacatgtctTTAGCCCATGTTTCCTTTAACAGTTTCCATTCCGTACCTCGGCCTTTTGGAGTGATTTCAGCCACCAAGTCATCAACAGTAACGTGTTCTAGTCCTTTTTCTTTAATTACCTCTTAtgcaaaagcaaaaaacaaa belongs to Tenrec ecaudatus isolate mTenEca1 chromosome 5, mTenEca1.hap1, whole genome shotgun sequence and includes:
- the ENY2 gene encoding transcription and mRNA export factor ENY2 isoform X3, which gives rise to MVVSKMNKDAQMRAAINQKLIETGERERLKELLRAKLIECGWKDQLKAHCKEVIKEKGLEHVTVDDLVAEITPKGRALVPDSVKKELLQRIRTFLAQHASL
- the ENY2 gene encoding transcription and mRNA export factor ENY2 isoform X2, translated to MNKDAQMRAAINQKLIETGERERLKELLRAKLIECGWKDQLKAHCKEVIKEKGLEHVTVDDLVAEITPKGRVDSSMNFNTCLDSCSYHYNQALVPDSVKKELLQRIRTFLAQHASL
- the ENY2 gene encoding transcription and mRNA export factor ENY2 isoform X1, whose protein sequence is MVVSKMNKDAQMRAAINQKLIETGERERLKELLRAKLIECGWKDQLKAHCKEVIKEKGLEHVTVDDLVAEITPKGRVDSSMNFNTCLDSCSYHYNQALVPDSVKKELLQRIRTFLAQHASL